The Anaerolineae bacterium genomic interval GGAAGTAGAAGGTGGCCAGGGTGACGCCGGCCGACAGCAGGCCGTTCACAAAGCCCATGCTGACCACGCCCAGCAGGCCCAGGGGATCATACACGTTCGCCGGCAGTTGAAAGATCAGGATAATGGCGACATTGACGACGGAGACGAACAGGCCGGCCCAGAAAAAGGCGCTGAGCTTCTCACTGCGCGCCAGCACCAGGCCGGCGAACAGCCCGCTCAAGAGCAGATACACCATCAGCTCCGGCGAGCCGCGCGAGAGGTAGCCGGCCAGCAGGGAGACCACCAGCACCGCACCCAGGGCAATGGGAAACTCCACCAACACGGTGATCAGGAATGCCAGGGCGGCCACCGGAAACATATAGGCCAGCATGGTCTGGCCGGGGACCATGACCTTGAGCAGGATGGTAAAGGTCACCAGCAGGACGAAGAGCAGGGTGCTGTAGCGCGGGTGCGAGCGCAGGAGCGGCAGATGGCGCACCATGTACAGGCCCAGCCAGACGGAGCAGAGCAAGGCAAAGCCGCCGGCGCCCAGGATATCGTTCCAGCCGACGCGCTCCTGCTGGAGGCCCAGCGCCTCCAGCGCCTCCACGTCCAGCGCATCCACGATCTCGCCGGCGCGCACAATGATCTCCCCTTCCTCAAAGGTGCGGGTGATGGGTTGGACCGATTCGCGCGCCTTGCGCCGGGCCTCAGCGGTCTTCTCAGCGTTGAAGAAGGCGTTGGGCCGCAGGAGGCCCTGCACGAACTGGCTGATGACCAGGTTCTGCTCCTCATTGAACTGTGGGCTGACCAGCGCCGGCACCGTCCGCTTGACCGCCTCCAGGTTGGAACTACGGATCTCCTCCCGCATGGCCCGGTCGAGCACATTGATGATCTCGGCCGAGACATCCTTCCAGGTGCGGTCATCCATCATCAGCAGGGCCTTGATGGCCTCCGGGCTGAGGCTGACATCGGCGATACTGCCCAGCCATTCGCTCTTGCGGGCCGTGGAGGCAAAGGGGTCTGTGCGCACCATATCGACGAAGTTGAGCACCGCCCGGGCGCGCTCGATCTGCTGACGGGCGATGCGGGCCTGCGGAGGGTCGTAAATATCCTGGACCGCGTCCTCGGCCCGCTGGCGCGCCTGTTCGGTCAGCACCTGACTGACGAAGGAGAAGCGGCGCGGGGCGCGCACGTCGGTCGGGCTGACATCCCCTTCCTGCAACTGCAGGCCGCCGGCCGGCGGGAAAGGCAGGGCCAGGACAGCGGTCGCAACCAGCCAGAAAATGACGAGGTACAGCAGGTTGCGCAGGTAAAAACCCCAACCCGTCCCCTTCCTGCGGTACGACGCCAGCAAACCGGACTGCCCAGCGCGTTTGGCCATGATATCAACCGCTCATCCGCCCAGCAGTTCGCGCACTACTTCGTTGACCAGCCGGCCATCGGCGCGACCCTTCACCTGCGGCATCAGCTTCCCCATCACCTTCCCCATATCGCGCGGGCCGGCCGCCCCCACCTCGGCGATAACCTGGCGCGCCAGCGCGGCGATCTCCTCGCGGCTCAACTGCGCCGGCAAATAGGACTCGATAATGGCCAGCTCGGCCTCCTCCTTCGCCGCCAAATCCTCGCGCTGCCCCTTGCGGAACTGCTCGATGGACTCACGCCGCTGTTTGACCTGCCGCCTGATGATCTCCCAGATCTCCTCCTCGGTGAGGGGGGCGCGCTTATCAATCCGTGCGGACTTGATGGCGGCGCGCAGAAAACGCAGGGTCTCCTTGCGCAGTTCATCGCCGGCGCGCATGGCTTCCACGTAATCCTGATCGATCCTCTGCTCCAACGTCGTCATGACCTACCTCCTGAACCGAACAGCAGTGAGCGCTGTACGGTTGATTATAACCGCGCCGGCAGGGCTGTCAACCTTTCGACCCCCCTCCCTGTAGGCGCGGCCCCGTTGACGCCGGCGGCGGGATGTGGTATGATGAGCACAGCAGGACCCT includes:
- a CDS encoding HDIG domain-containing protein; this translates as MAKRAGQSGLLASYRRKGTGWGFYLRNLLYLVIFWLVATAVLALPFPPAGGLQLQEGDVSPTDVRAPRRFSFVSQVLTEQARQRAEDAVQDIYDPPQARIARQQIERARAVLNFVDMVRTDPFASTARKSEWLGSIADVSLSPEAIKALLMMDDRTWKDVSAEIINVLDRAMREEIRSSNLEAVKRTVPALVSPQFNEEQNLVISQFVQGLLRPNAFFNAEKTAEARRKARESVQPITRTFEEGEIIVRAGEIVDALDVEALEALGLQQERVGWNDILGAGGFALLCSVWLGLYMVRHLPLLRSHPRYSTLLFVLLVTFTILLKVMVPGQTMLAYMFPVAALAFLITVLVEFPIALGAVLVVSLLAGYLSRGSPELMVYLLLSGLFAGLVLARSEKLSAFFWAGLFVSVVNVAIILIFQLPANVYDPLGLLGVVSMGFVNGLLSAGVTLATFYFLGSVFGITTTLQLMELLRPTHPLLRELLLKAPGTYHHSILVSNMAEEAANRIGADTLLTRVGAYYHDIGKIKRPYFFVENQMDGVNVHEGLDPLTSADIIRRHVEEGLELAREYKLPPAIQAFIPEHHGTTVASYFYHLAKEKAADPSQVNEDDFRYPGPKPQSRETAIVMLADGCESAVRSKRPTSPEEIDEIVYKMIRNRLLDGQLDECNLTMRDLQTIREAFVAMLAAVFHPRIQYPEPAAAPPPEGPAAPTPAGIPSQERPS
- a CDS encoding GatB/YqeY domain-containing protein, translating into MTTLEQRIDQDYVEAMRAGDELRKETLRFLRAAIKSARIDKRAPLTEEEIWEIIRRQVKQRRESIEQFRKGQREDLAAKEEAELAIIESYLPAQLSREEIAALARQVIAEVGAAGPRDMGKVMGKLMPQVKGRADGRLVNEVVRELLGG